Proteins from a genomic interval of Zingiber officinale cultivar Zhangliang chromosome 2A, Zo_v1.1, whole genome shotgun sequence:
- the LOC122041230 gene encoding protein-tyrosine-phosphatase PTP1-like isoform X2: MAVASSAAASSAAYSPTNACFDPPPPLRLSGEQLKHCSEALAFFKKKLRTPAKIHQEFDRLQELRFTKDEMMRKCSVALQYLNLQKNRYTDVLPFDGNLIALGSRRESSSKGNGYINASFIGVASGENVSQFIATQGPLPETCEDFWEMIFQYRCPVIVMLTLADNHKMMRKCANYLPANNGCGQFGRVSVEIKYTSNVSSLVLRCLEVKHRELVMPSLSVLHIQYPEWPDHGVPSDTSAVREILKRTYHVPPKDGPIVVHCSAGIGRTGTYCAIHNTIQRLLIGDMSSLDLMKTVAEFRSQRIGMVQTLEQYLFCHDAIVDEIEDLIQKSKSEAHEGRRDMKP; encoded by the exons ATGGCCGTAGCCTCCTCTGCTGCCGCTTCCTCTGCCGCATACAGCCCAACAAACGCCTGCTTTGATCCGCCGCCACCGCTCCGGCTCTCTGGGGAGCAGCTGAAACACTGCTCTGAAGCCCTCGCTTTCTTCAAGAAGAAGCTCAGAACCCCTGCCAAGATCCATCAAGAGTTTGATCGCCTCCAG GAGTTGAGGTTTACCAAGGATGAAATGATGAGAAAGTGTTCTGTGGCTCTGCAATATCTAAATCTACAGAAAAACCGTTACACGGATGTTTTACCAT TCGATGGCAACCTGATCGCTCTCGGTTCTAGGAGGGAAAGCAGCTCGAAGGGGAATGGTTATATCAATGCAAGCTTTATTGGG GTTGCTTCTGGTGAAAATGTTTCACAGTTTATTGCTACGCAAGGTCCACTTCCTGAAACATGTGAAGATTTCTGGGAAATGATATTTCAGTATCGTTGTCCTGTAATTGTAATGCTAACCCTTGCTGATAATCACAAG ATGATGAGAAAATGTGCCAATTATCTTCCAGCAAACAATGGGTGTGGACAATTTGGGAGAGTCAGTGTTGAGATCAAGTATACAAGTAATGTTTCTTCATTAGTTCTTCGTTGCTTGGAGGTGAAACACAGAGAG TTGGTGATGCCATCCCTTTCTGTTCTCCACATCCAATATCCTGAATGGCCTGATCATGGAGTGCCTAGTGATACTTCAGCAGTTCGAGAAATTTTAAAAAGGACATATCATGTCCCACCCAAAGATGGCCCTATTGTTGTGCATTGCAG TGCAGGTATTGGAAGAACTGGTACATATTGTGCCATACACAACACAATCCAAAGGCTTCTCATTGGTGATATGTCCTCCTTAGACCTCATGAAAACTGTTGCTGAGTTCAGATCTCAACGGATTGGGATGGTCCAGACATTG GAGCAATACTTATTTTGTCACGATGCAATTGTGGATGAAATAGAGGATCTTATCCAAAAGTCCAAATCCGAAGCTCATGAAG GAAGAAGGGATATGAAGCCTTGA
- the LOC122041230 gene encoding protein-tyrosine-phosphatase PTP1-like isoform X1: protein MAVASSAAASSAAYSPTNACFDPPPPLRLSGEQLKHCSEALAFFKKKLRTPAKIHQEFDRLQELRFTKDEMMRKCSVALQYLNLQKNRYTDVLPFDGNLIALGSRRESSSKGNGYINASFIGVASGENVSQFIATQGPLPETCEDFWEMIFQYRCPVIVMLTLADNHKMMRKCANYLPANNGCGQFGRVSVEIKYTSNVSSLVLRCLEVKHRELVMPSLSVLHIQYPEWPDHGVPSDTSAVREILKRTYHVPPKDGPIVVHCSAGIGRTGTYCAIHNTIQRLLIGDMSSLDLMKTVAEFRSQRIGMVQTLEQYLFCHDAIVDEIEDLIQKSKSEAHEDFHEGRRDMKP from the exons ATGGCCGTAGCCTCCTCTGCTGCCGCTTCCTCTGCCGCATACAGCCCAACAAACGCCTGCTTTGATCCGCCGCCACCGCTCCGGCTCTCTGGGGAGCAGCTGAAACACTGCTCTGAAGCCCTCGCTTTCTTCAAGAAGAAGCTCAGAACCCCTGCCAAGATCCATCAAGAGTTTGATCGCCTCCAG GAGTTGAGGTTTACCAAGGATGAAATGATGAGAAAGTGTTCTGTGGCTCTGCAATATCTAAATCTACAGAAAAACCGTTACACGGATGTTTTACCAT TCGATGGCAACCTGATCGCTCTCGGTTCTAGGAGGGAAAGCAGCTCGAAGGGGAATGGTTATATCAATGCAAGCTTTATTGGG GTTGCTTCTGGTGAAAATGTTTCACAGTTTATTGCTACGCAAGGTCCACTTCCTGAAACATGTGAAGATTTCTGGGAAATGATATTTCAGTATCGTTGTCCTGTAATTGTAATGCTAACCCTTGCTGATAATCACAAG ATGATGAGAAAATGTGCCAATTATCTTCCAGCAAACAATGGGTGTGGACAATTTGGGAGAGTCAGTGTTGAGATCAAGTATACAAGTAATGTTTCTTCATTAGTTCTTCGTTGCTTGGAGGTGAAACACAGAGAG TTGGTGATGCCATCCCTTTCTGTTCTCCACATCCAATATCCTGAATGGCCTGATCATGGAGTGCCTAGTGATACTTCAGCAGTTCGAGAAATTTTAAAAAGGACATATCATGTCCCACCCAAAGATGGCCCTATTGTTGTGCATTGCAG TGCAGGTATTGGAAGAACTGGTACATATTGTGCCATACACAACACAATCCAAAGGCTTCTCATTGGTGATATGTCCTCCTTAGACCTCATGAAAACTGTTGCTGAGTTCAGATCTCAACGGATTGGGATGGTCCAGACATTG GAGCAATACTTATTTTGTCACGATGCAATTGTGGATGAAATAGAGGATCTTATCCAAAAGTCCAAATCCGAAGCTCATGAAG ATTTCCATGAAGGAAGAAGGGATATGAAGCCTTGA
- the LOC122041230 gene encoding protein-tyrosine-phosphatase PTP1-like isoform X3 translates to MAVASSAAASSAAYSPTNACFDPPPPLRLSGEQLKHCSEALAFFKKKLRTPAKIHQEFDRLQELRFTKDEMMRKCSVALQYLNLQKNRYTDVLPFDGNLIALGSRRESSSKGNGYINASFIGVASGENVSQFIATQGPLPETCEDFWEMIFQYRCPVIVMLTLADNHKMMRKCANYLPANNGCGQFGRVSVEIKYTSNVSSLVLRCLEVKHRELVMPSLSVLHIQYPEWPDHGVPSDTSAVREILKRTYHVPPKDGPIVVHCSAGIGRTGTYCAIHNTIQRLLIGDMSSLDLMKTVAEFRSQRIGMVQTLEQYLFCHDAIVDEIEDLIQKSKSEAHEEGI, encoded by the exons ATGGCCGTAGCCTCCTCTGCTGCCGCTTCCTCTGCCGCATACAGCCCAACAAACGCCTGCTTTGATCCGCCGCCACCGCTCCGGCTCTCTGGGGAGCAGCTGAAACACTGCTCTGAAGCCCTCGCTTTCTTCAAGAAGAAGCTCAGAACCCCTGCCAAGATCCATCAAGAGTTTGATCGCCTCCAG GAGTTGAGGTTTACCAAGGATGAAATGATGAGAAAGTGTTCTGTGGCTCTGCAATATCTAAATCTACAGAAAAACCGTTACACGGATGTTTTACCAT TCGATGGCAACCTGATCGCTCTCGGTTCTAGGAGGGAAAGCAGCTCGAAGGGGAATGGTTATATCAATGCAAGCTTTATTGGG GTTGCTTCTGGTGAAAATGTTTCACAGTTTATTGCTACGCAAGGTCCACTTCCTGAAACATGTGAAGATTTCTGGGAAATGATATTTCAGTATCGTTGTCCTGTAATTGTAATGCTAACCCTTGCTGATAATCACAAG ATGATGAGAAAATGTGCCAATTATCTTCCAGCAAACAATGGGTGTGGACAATTTGGGAGAGTCAGTGTTGAGATCAAGTATACAAGTAATGTTTCTTCATTAGTTCTTCGTTGCTTGGAGGTGAAACACAGAGAG TTGGTGATGCCATCCCTTTCTGTTCTCCACATCCAATATCCTGAATGGCCTGATCATGGAGTGCCTAGTGATACTTCAGCAGTTCGAGAAATTTTAAAAAGGACATATCATGTCCCACCCAAAGATGGCCCTATTGTTGTGCATTGCAG TGCAGGTATTGGAAGAACTGGTACATATTGTGCCATACACAACACAATCCAAAGGCTTCTCATTGGTGATATGTCCTCCTTAGACCTCATGAAAACTGTTGCTGAGTTCAGATCTCAACGGATTGGGATGGTCCAGACATTG GAGCAATACTTATTTTGTCACGATGCAATTGTGGATGAAATAGAGGATCTTATCCAAAAGTCCAAATCCGAAGCTCATGAAG AAGGGATATGA